The Gordonia mangrovi genome includes the window CGGTCTTGGCGGGGCGCCCTCGCGGTCTCCCGGGAGGGCAGGTGAGGTGTATCCCCAACGGAGGAAGAGATGAGCGCACTGATCCTGATCGCAGTCGTGGTCCTGGTCGTCGTCGGCATCGTGGTGATGTCGCAGCAACGATCCGGCGTCAACGCTGCCCGCCAACTCGACGACGCGAAAGCCGATGCGCGCCAAGCCATCGAACGGCTCGGCGGTCAAGTCTTCATGTTGGTGGGTGACGGACCCGCGTCGAAGCAGGCGCTGGCCGACGCCGGTGAACGCTACAACGCGGCGGGCTCGCAGATCGAGCAGGCCACCTCGCCGGCCCAGGCGCGGCTGGCCAAGCAGACCGCGCTGGAGGGGCTGTACTACGTACGTGCGGCCCGCACCGCGATGAACATGGACCCCGGCCCACCGGTGCCCGAGCTCGAGGGCCAGAAGAGCGCCGGCTCGGTCACCGAGGACCGCACGGTCGACTTCGAGGGCCGGCAGATCGAGGCCTCCCCAGGCCCGTCGTCGCGGACCCCCAACTACTACCCCGGTGGTCGTGTCGCCGGTCGGCCGGTGCCCGCGGGTTGGTACAGCGAACCATGGTGGAAGCCGGCGTTGGTCGCGGGCGCATGGGGCATCGGGTCGATGTTCCTGTTCTCGGCGCTGTTCTCCGGCATGGCCGGCGTCAACTACGACGCCAATGCCTTTGAGAGTGGCGCCGGTGACGGGTCGGACGCCGGCGCCCTCGAGGGTGGCGACGCCGGTGGTGATGCGGGCGATGCCGGTGACGCCGGTGGCGACTTCGGTGGCGGCGACATGGGCGGCGACTCCGGCGGCGGGTTCTTCGACGGCGGCGGCGATTTCGGGGACTTCGGGGACTTCGGCTTCTGACGATTTGTAGTATCAACCGGCGAAAAACCGCCGGTTGGTACTACGCAATCTGGGGTGACGTCAGGTGAAGACGACGGTCTTGCGGCCGTGCACCAGGATGCGGTCCTCCAGATGCCACCGCAGGCCGCGGGAGAGCACCATCGCCTCGATGTCGCGGCCCTGACGCACCATGTCGGCCACGGTGTCGCTGTGATCCACCCGGATCACGTCCTGCTCGATGATCGGTCCGGCGTCGAGGTCGGCGGTCACGTAGTGGCAGGTGGCGCCGATCAATTTCACGCCGCGCGCGAACGCCTGATGATACGGCCGGGCGCCGACGAAACTCGGCAGGAAGCTGTGGTGGATGTTGATCGCCCGGCCCGCCCACGCTTCGCACAGTTGCGGCGGCAGGATCTGCATGAAGCGCGCCAACACCACCGCATCGGGTGCGTAGCCGTCGACGACGGCGGCCACCTCGTCGAAGGCCTGCGCCTTGCCCTCGCGCGGGAACGGCACATGGTGGAACGGCACGTCGAAGCGGGTGACGAGCTCCTCGAGATCGCGGT containing:
- a CDS encoding DUF1542 domain-containing protein, with product MSALILIAVVVLVVVGIVVMSQQRSGVNAARQLDDAKADARQAIERLGGQVFMLVGDGPASKQALADAGERYNAAGSQIEQATSPAQARLAKQTALEGLYYVRAARTAMNMDPGPPVPELEGQKSAGSVTEDRTVDFEGRQIEASPGPSSRTPNYYPGGRVAGRPVPAGWYSEPWWKPALVAGAWGIGSMFLFSALFSGMAGVNYDANAFESGAGDGSDAGALEGGDAGGDAGDAGDAGGDFGGGDMGGDSGGGFFDGGGDFGDFGDFGF
- the purU gene encoding formyltetrahydrofolate deformylase, whose amino-acid sequence is MAAPEPTPAAATPAPTTSSASDPDRRYVLTLGCPDRTGIVARISGFLAEIGGWITEAGYHSDSETGWFFTRQTVRAGSVQIGLDEMRERFGREVAAEIGPDTEWRLTDTGATKSVVLLVSKESHCLVDLLGRAHRGELPATVSAVIGNHRDLEELVTRFDVPFHHVPFPREGKAQAFDEVAAVVDGYAPDAVVLARFMQILPPQLCEAWAGRAINIHHSFLPSFVGARPYHQAFARGVKLIGATCHYVTADLDAGPIIEQDVIRVDHSDTVADMVRQGRDIEAMVLSRGLRWHLEDRILVHGRKTVVFT